TGCGAGCGCCTCAAGGTTCCTCCGCTCCCGCATCCGCTCCCGGTGCCAGGCCGCGGACCCCCGGTCGGGGTCGATTGCGAGGATCGCCTCGTAGCAGTCCATCGCCTCATCGTATCTGCACATGACCCCGAGCACCCAGCCCCTGCTCTGCCAGGCGACGATATGGTGGGGGTCCAGCGCGAGCGCCCGGTCACAGCAGGCGACGGCCTCGTTGTGCTCCCCGAGGTGCGCGAGAGCGTATCCCATTCTCTGCCAGGCCGTTGCATCCTCCGGATCGAGAGAGAGCGCCCGGTCAAAGCAGGCGGCAGCCTCGTCGTAGCGGCCGGCCTTGATGAGAGCAAACCCCTTCCGCCTCCATAGAACCGGTTCTTCGGGGGAGAGTTCAAGGGCCCTGTCGTAGCAGGCGATCGCCTTGCTGTAGTTTCTGGTGCTGCAGAGAGCCTGACCTCTGTGGTACCATGCTTCGGCACCCTCTTCTCTGGTCGCCATCGAACCTAGGGGGAGACCAACCCATAAGAACATTACCCGTATCCTCCGGGAACGTTTAAGACCGGTCGAGCGAGAGGTACCTGTAATATGACAGGTAAGATTCTTGTTGCCTATGCCACCCGCTACGGCTCGACCGCAGAGGTGGCGGAGGCGATCGGGGATGAACTCCGGAAGGCAGACGTTGCGGTCGATGTGCTGCCGGTGGGCGAAGTAGAGGATCTCTCGCCGTACCGGGCGGCCGTCATCGGGAGCCCGATCTACATGGGGAAATGGCTCCCGGAGTCGCAGGTCTTCATCGAGCGGCACCAGCAGCACCTGCGCACCATCCCGGTCGCCTACTTTGCCGTGGGGCTCACGGTCGCAGACGGGGGAGCAGAGATCCTCAGGAAAGCGGAAGCGTCGATGGACCAGGT
This portion of the Methanoculleus oceani genome encodes:
- a CDS encoding tetratricopeptide repeat protein; this encodes MATREEGAEAWYHRGQALCSTRNYSKAIACYDRALELSPEEPVLWRRKGFALIKAGRYDEAAACFDRALSLDPEDATAWQRMGYALAHLGEHNEAVACCDRALALDPHHIVAWQSRGWVLGVMCRYDEAMDCYEAILAIDPDRGSAAWHRERMRERRNLEALASEIREAERIIEVPACIRDVARERDYGNVDLARAVLRELAGQAERAAVQRP
- a CDS encoding flavodoxin domain-containing protein, coding for MTGKILVAYATRYGSTAEVAEAIGDELRKADVAVDVLPVGEVEDLSPYRAAVIGSPIYMGKWLPESQVFIERHQQHLRTIPVAYFAVGLTVADGGAEILRKAEASMDQVRMLVTPVDVGVFPGRLESGRLSLTDRTITKLIRAKTGDFRNWEAVRSWAEAVRPRLSQD